Proteins encoded within one genomic window of Humulus lupulus chromosome 1, drHumLupu1.1, whole genome shotgun sequence:
- the LOC133786680 gene encoding uncharacterized protein LOC133786680, with translation MKIDKEISHPIHPYHKLKLEYTEIPFNCDGCKEAGIGLKYKCQRCEFDLHKACVAARPIITHPFYNKCEFQLYYSPPGEAKRLCDACRNEVLGFVYHCKRCGFDLHPCCANLPQVLDDGQHTLYLCHKLSSACHGCGGKGYGWAYRSDCRTYNLHVACVKELLVESWQAMYLKVDKNKVRDLQTTIPSLKGTLKNHHHGGGKARKCCQIAGGAVRVIVSAILGDPTALIGAVVGGFMSK, from the coding sequence ATGAAGATAGACAAAGAAATCTCTCACCCCATCCATCCATACCACAAACTCAAGCTTGAATACACTGAAATCCCATTCAACTGTGATGGCTGCAAAGAAGCTGGAATTGGCCTAAAGTACAAGTGCCAGCGCTGCGAATTCGACCTGCACAAGGCCTGCGTCGCTGCTCGTCCTATCATAACTCATCCATTTTACAACAAGTGTGAGTTTCAGCTATACTACTCTCCACCAGGAGAAGCCAAGAGATTATGTGATGCTTGTAGAAATGAAGTGTTGGGTTTTGTTTACCATTGCAAGAGATGTGGTTTTGATCTCCACCCTTGTTGCGCCAACCTCCCTCAAGTCCTAGATGATGGCCAGCACACCCTTTACTTGTGCCACAAGTTATCAAGCGCTTGTCATGGCTGCGGCGGTAAGGGGTATGGGTGGGCCTACCGCTCAGATTGCAGGACCTATAACCTTCATGTGGCTTGTGTTAAGGAGCTGCTCGTGGAGAGTTGGCAAGCCATGTATCTGAAAGTGGACAAGAACAAGGTTAGAGATTTGCAGACTACGATTCCAAGCCTTAAGGGGACATTAAAAAATCATCATCATGGAGGAGGGAAGGCGAGGAAGTGTTGTCAGATTGCTGGTGGGGCTGTTCGTGTTATAGTTTCTGCTATTCTTGGAGATCCCACTGCTCTTATTGGTGCTGTTGTTGGTGGTTTCATGTCTAAGTAG
- the LOC133786696 gene encoding protein FAR1-RELATED SEQUENCE 9: MSGNRQRTLGGGGQHVLDYLKRMQAENPAFFYAVHSDSEHSGGNILWADASARLNYTHFGDTVIFDTTYRTHRYRLPFASFTGFNHHGQPVLFGCALILNESESSLVWLFQTWLHAMSGRSPASITTDPERLIQSAVARVLPGTRHRFCKWAIFRETKEKLPQLYQSQPTFETEFKKCVNESETINEFESSWESLLQRYYTMDNEWLQSMYSARQQWVPVYMRDAFFGEVSGTEGSGGLNLFFDGFVNASTTIQMFVKQYEKAIVSWHEKELKADYDTTNTTPVLKTPSPMEKQAANLYTKRIFKKFQEELVETLANPATKIDDSGTVATYRVAKFGEDHKANAVSFNSFEMKASCSCQMFEYSGIICRHVLAVFRAKNVLTLPSQYVLKRWTRNAKAGPVVEEHASDLPVHFRDSLTVRYNNLRQEAIKYVEEGAKSIHIYNVALDALHEAAKKVASIKNQGSGAAQGGTLANGGSQELHSNEENQTAACQSVDGKEKKIHELTTEIENTNQRCEVYRTNLLAVLRDMEEQKLKLSVKVQNARLSLKE, translated from the exons ATGAGTGGTAATAGACAGAGGACCCTTGGGGGTGGGGGTCAACATGTATTGGATTACTTAAAGCGAATGCAAGCAGAGAATCCTGCTTTCTTTTATGCGGTTCATAGTGATAGTGAGCACTCTGGAGGGAATATATTATGGGCAGATGCTTCGGCTAGGTTGAACTATACTCACTTTGGAGATACAGTGATTTTTGACACTACGTATAGAACACACCGCTATAGGCTACCGTTTGCCTCTTTTACTGGGTTTAATCATCATGGTCAGCCAGTGTTGTTTGGGTGTGCTTTGATTCTTAATGAGTCCGAGTCATCGTTGGTTTGGCTTTTCCAGACTTGGCTTCATGCCATGTCTGGACGTAGCCCTGCCTCGATTACTACTGATCCGGAGAGGCTTATACAGAGTGCTGTTGCCCGAGTTCTTCCTGGAACCCGCCATCGTTTCTGTAAGTGGGCAATTTTTAGAGAAACGAAAGAGAAATTGCCTCAACTATATCAATCTCAGCCTACTTTTGAGACCGAGTTTAAGAAGTGTGTTAATGAGAGTGAGACAATTAATGAGTTTGAGTCTAGTTGGGAATCTCTGCTCCAAAGATACTACACCATGGACAATGAGTGGCTTCAGTCAATGTACAGTGCTCGACAGCAGTGGGTTCCAGTTTATATGAGAGATGCTTTTTTTGGAGAGGTATCCGGGACTGAAGGGAGTGGAGGTTTAAATTTGTTCTTTGATGGGTTTGTGAATGCGTCCACCACCATTCAGATGTTTGTTAAACAATATGAGAAAGCTATAGTGAGTTGGCATGAGAAGGAACTAAAAGCAGATTATGACACTACCAACACTACACCAGTTTTAAAAACACCATCTCCCATGGAAAAGCAAGCTGCTAACCTCTATACCAAAAGAATATTTAAAAAGTTCCAGGAGGAATTGGTTGAAACCCTTGCTAATCCTGCAACCAAAATAGATGACTCAGGCACTGTTGCTACATATAGAGTTGCCAAATTCGGAGAAGACCACAAAGCAAACGCTGTTAGCTTCAATTCTTTTGAGATGAAAGCTAGTTGCAGTTGTCAGATGTTTGAATATTCAGGAATAATTTGTAGGCATGTATTAGCCGTTTTTCGAGCAAAAAATGTTCTGACACTTCCTTCTCAGTATGTTTTGAAAAGGTGGACTAGAAATGCCAAGGCTGGACCTGTTGTTGAAGAACATGCTTCAGATTTGCCAGTACATTTTCGAGATTCCTTAACTGTTCGGTATAACAATCTCCGTCAGGAAGCAATCAAGTACGTAGAAGAAGGTGCTAAATCTATCCATATATATAATGTGGCTTTGGATGCTCTACATGAGGCTGCTAAGAAAGTTGCTTCTATAAAGAATCAAGGTTCTGGTGCTGCACAAGGTGGTACTCTGGCAAATGGAGGTAGCCAAGAGTTGCATTCAAATGAAGAAAATCAAACGGCTGCTTGTCAGTCTGTA GATGGGAAGGAAAAGAAAATTCATGAGCTGACTACCGAGATTGAGAACACTAATCAACGGTGTGAGGTATATAGAACGAACCTGCTTGCCGTTCTAAGAGATATGGAAGAACAGAAGTTAAAGCTTTCAGTGAAGGTTCAAAATGCAAGGCTTAGTTTGAAGGAGTAA